The DNA sequence TCTTTAGTTGGAATGGGGATTGGTATTTCTGCTCTTGTATCAGCACTAATGCTGACCATCTTTCAAGATGTGATTTTGTCTGTCATGACAGGAAATACTTGGATTTTTTACTTAGCAATTTTTGCTGAGCTGATCCTTGTCTGGGTAGCTTCGGGCATGTCTGCTAAAAACAATCCAGCTGCATTGCCAACTTTTCTAGTTTATTCGGCTTTAAATGGTTTTACGATTAGTTTAGTGTTGGCTCTTTACACACAAGCAACAGTTTTAGCAGCCTTTGTTACTTCTTCTGCAATGTTTTTTGCGATGGCACTGATTGGCAAATTTACTAAGAAGGATTTGTCTGGTCTAGGCAGAGCTTTTATTGCAGGGTTAATTGGAATTATCATCGCTAGTTTGGTGAATATTTTCCTTAAAAATTCTGGACTGGATTTCATCATTAGTATTATTAGTGTGATTATCTTTTCTGGTTTGATTGCTTGGGATAATCAACGAATCCGCTATGTCTATGAGCAATCGGGAGGAAATGTAGCAGCTGGTTGGGCAGTTTCATTGGCCTTGAGCTTGTATCTTGATTTTATCAATTTATTCCTAAGTATTCTTCGTATTTTTGGAAGAGATAATTAAACGTAAGAATATCAGAAGTTGGACTGGTTCCAGCTTCTTTTTTTATGGCTATGGCTTCTTCTTTTATGATATAATAAAGCAAATGAAAAGAAAGTATGAGACTTGCTATGAAAGAACCATTTCTTAGTCGCGAAAAGTTAGCTGAAATCACTGCTCAATTTCCAACTCCATTTCATTTGTATGATGAGAAAGGAATTAGTGAGACAGCTCGTGCGCTTCAGAAAGCCTTTTCTTGGAATCAAGGATTTAAAGAGTATTTTGCAGTGAAGGCAACTCCGAATCCAACTATTTTGAAAATCTTGAAAGAAGAAGGCTGTGGAGTAGATTGTGCCAGCTATGTAGAACTTTTGATGAGCCAAAAAGTAGGTTTTTCAGGAAATGACATGATGTTTTCGTCCAATGACACGCCTGCAAAAGAAATGCAATTTGCGCGTGAATTGGGAGCTACTATCAATCTTGATGCTTATGAAGATGTTGCAT is a window from the Streptococcus anginosus subsp. whileyi MAS624 genome containing:
- a CDS encoding Bax inhibitor-1/YccA family protein, giving the protein MNNTVIQENSGINSFYAKVYSLVGMGIGISALVSALMLTIFQDVILSVMTGNTWIFYLAIFAELILVWVASGMSAKNNPAALPTFLVYSALNGFTISLVLALYTQATVLAAFVTSSAMFFAMALIGKFTKKDLSGLGRAFIAGLIGIIIASLVNIFLKNSGLDFIISIISVIIFSGLIAWDNQRIRYVYEQSGGNVAAGWAVSLALSLYLDFINLFLSILRIFGRDN